From the Raphanus sativus cultivar WK10039 unplaced genomic scaffold, ASM80110v3 Scaffold0176, whole genome shotgun sequence genome, one window contains:
- the LOC108830184 gene encoding DNA polymerase epsilon subunit B produces MSMRKKIQKKFKIRGYSLKIDALNSILAFADQFPGDDEGEAIDLLLDHLQMENLNSRAVDAESVEGVINLLLGANDAAEEPSSSVSSLAVIDAFLIPKHRYDSVTRQFIEHTSSLSVHGEASSKTELYRERFKLLLQRVSRDELFSRPAFDPEISQFHNCEISPIQSLVVQMGKKWVMGVISQLEDGHFYLEDLSASVEIDLTKAKITTGFFTENTIIMAEGEMKNGIFQVINCGFPPLEDRNKTLKAHSGYDFFGSGILTNEEKNRLAELERQAVNETFVILSDIWLDDEEVLGKLEKVLDGFESLEIVPSLFVFMGNFCSRPCNLSASSYSSLRKQFGKLGRMIGNHPRLKESSRFLFIPGPDDAGPSTVLPRCGLPNYLTEELRDVIPNAIFSSNPCRVKFYTQEIVFFRKDLLYQMRRSCLIPPSTEETDDPFKHLVYTITHQSHLCPLPLMVQPIIWNYDHSLRLYPTPHTIVLGDMSEQKVSKDRGITCFNPGSFSTNSTFVAYRPSTQEVGLSEL; encoded by the exons ATGAGTATGAGGAAAAAGATACAgaagaaattcaaaatcagAGGTTACAGCCTCAAGATCGACGCTCTCAACAGCATACTCGCCTTCGCCGACCAATTCCCCGGCGACGATGAAGGAGAAGCGATCGATCTCCTCCTCGACCACCTCCAGATGGAAAATC TTAATTCACGCGCAGTGGATGCGGAATCAGTTGAAGGAGTGATTAATCTCTTGTTAGGAGCTAATGATGCCGCGGAGGAACCTTCCTCCAGTGTTTCTTCCTTGGCTGTCATCGACGCCTTTCTCATCCCAAAGCATCGATATGATTCTGTTACGAGGCAGTTCATCGAGCATACGAGTAGTTTGTCTGTTCACGGTGAGGCTTCTTCGAAAACAGAATTATACAGGGAACGATTCAAGTTGCTGTTGCAGAGAGTTTCTCGCGATGAGCTTTTTTCTAGGCCAGCTTTTGATCCTGAGATTTCTCAGTTTCACAACTGTGAG ATATCTCCAATACAGTCTCTAGTTGTTCAAATGGGAAAGAAATGGGTGATGGGTGTGATCTCACAGCTGGAAGATGGACATTTCTACTTGGAAGACCTTTCTGCTTCTGTTGAGATTGATTTGACCAAAGCA AAGATAACCACCGGGTTTTTCACTGAGAATACTATAATTATGGCAGAAGGTGAAATGAAGAATGGTATCTTTCAG GTTATTAACTGCGGATTTCCTCCTTTAGAAGACAGAAACAAAACTCTCAAGGCACATTCTGGGTACGACTTCTTCGGAAGTGGCATACTAACCAATGAAGAGAAG AATCGACTTGCAGAGTTAGAAAGGCAAGCAGTAAATGAAACATTTGTCATATTGTCTGACATATGGCTGGATGACGAAGAG GTTCTCGGGAAGCTAGAAAAGGTTCTTGATGGTTTTGAAAGTCTGGAGATTGTGCCTTCCTTGTTTGTTTTCATGGGAAACTTTTGTTCTCGCCCATGCAACTTATCCGCTAGTTCTTATTCAAGCCTTAG GAAGCAGTTTGGTAAACTCGGAAGAATGATTGGAAACCATCCACGGCTAAAAGAAAGTAGTCGGTTTTTATTCATTCCAGGCCCTGATGATGCAG GTCCTTCAACAGTATTGCCAAGATGCGGTTTACCAAACTATTTAACCGAAGAGCTTCGAGATGTTATTCCCAATGCGATCTTTTCTAGCAATCCATGCAG AGTAAAGTTCTACACCCAGGAGATTGTGTTTTTCCGGAAAGACCTTCTGTACCAGATGCGCCGTTCATGCTTAATACCCCCTTCTACTGAAGAAACTGATGACCCATTTAAGCAT CTTGTCTACACAATAACTCACCAGAGCCACCTATGTCCTCTGCCTCTCATGGTGCAACCTATCATTTGGAACTACGATCACTCTCTTCGACTATACCCAACTCCTCATACG ATAGTATTAGGTGACATGAGTGAGCAAAAGGTTTCCAAAGATAGAGGAATAACATGTTTCAATCCAGGCTCCTTTTCAACTAATAGCACCTTCGTAGCTTATCGACCTTCCACTCAAGAAGTCGGACTCTCTGAGCTTTAA